One Eubalaena glacialis isolate mEubGla1 chromosome 11, mEubGla1.1.hap2.+ XY, whole genome shotgun sequence DNA segment encodes these proteins:
- the DPPA3 gene encoding developmental pluripotency-associated protein 3 gives MDSSEVNPTWTLESPQMSIDENSQAIPVASQPMSEVLIKNLSNLTLNPSIKLPFILPECLPQPTGRLLGENIPYRRGVRTVLTDRRDKMERLIQSIKKRYGKGVPRSDSEREPWQNDIETQSRGQRFRCSCRFCRFHRDPSEDNYENYYNNKYYSNYDMESKEP, from the exons ATGGATTCATCTGAGGTTAACCCAACCTGGACCCTGGAGTCTCCTCAAATGTCCATCGATGAAAATTCCCAGGCAATTCCAG ttgCCTCTCAACCTATGTCTGAAGTGTTAATAAAGAACCTCAGTAACTTGACACTCAACCCTAGTATCAAACTGCCATTCATTCTACCAGAATGTCTACCTCAACCAACTGGGCGGTTACTTGGTGAAAACATACCCTATAGGAGAGGGGTGAGGACCGTGTTAACGGATCGGAGAGATAAGATGGAACGGCTGATTCAATCCATTAAAAAACGCTACGGCAAAGGAGTTCCTCGG TCTGACTCTGAAAGAGAACCATGGCAGAATGATATTGAG aCTCAGTCAAGAGGGCAAAGATTTAGATGTAGCTGTCGTTTTTGCCGGTTTCATAGAGATCCTTCTGAGGATAATTATGAGAATTATTACAACAATAAGTATTACAGTAATTATGACATGGAGTCGAAGGAGCCATAA